The Desmonostoc muscorum LEGE 12446 genome includes a region encoding these proteins:
- a CDS encoding ATP-binding protein, whose amino-acid sequence MTITANSQLPNIFSQNLESITSKTDGSLPTLGAELVYTQDGAGRYLTFCWQHSELLGLKTEKIVDEVNQTQTFAPVDKVAYLERLHRILTNLVPERFQCWFSYHQELFELDLVISPIMPSLGTAATTVLVMGRLLQATLNKKQVCVGAKTPTQIELALRSQQHQKLVNRITRNIRRTLDLDIIWQQTVDSLGKALRLERCIICPYQPCTTKVEVKAEYHQPELTSMIGSEIDIASEPAFTQALTSLEPVVMDVSGYTDSRQHKTLVVATCYQDQANGLVVLSWQDECYTLTESELELAKEAADQLGTAIAHATLYKELEAARQKAEDASRLKSEFLANVSHEIRTPLNGMIGFLKLILEGMADDPEEQNQFLQEAHHLSIHLLNIINDILDIAKIEAGKMELAYAPVKLGELFTDVENFMRPQAEMKNLSFQMQMPATSDEIIVQSNYQRLLQVMLNLVNNAIKFTHEGGITVSADLVLKKTKAQFQGQQFPGMVKVRVADTGIGVSLDKQDKLFQLFSQVDGSRTRQYGGTGLGLAISQKLVEAMGGEVHFYSLGEGLGSTVTFTVPLYQQPVIVSSND is encoded by the coding sequence ATGACTATTACTGCCAATTCCCAATTGCCGAATATTTTTTCCCAAAATCTGGAATCTATTACCAGTAAAACTGATGGCTCATTGCCAACTCTAGGAGCCGAGTTGGTGTATACGCAAGATGGGGCAGGGCGCTATCTGACCTTTTGTTGGCAGCACAGCGAACTCCTGGGGTTAAAAACCGAAAAAATAGTTGATGAAGTCAACCAGACTCAAACCTTTGCTCCCGTGGATAAGGTTGCCTATTTGGAACGATTACACCGAATTTTGACAAATTTGGTGCCAGAAAGGTTTCAGTGCTGGTTTAGCTATCACCAGGAATTATTTGAGTTGGACTTAGTAATTAGTCCGATTATGCCAAGTTTGGGAACCGCTGCCACTACAGTTTTAGTGATGGGACGCTTGCTGCAAGCGACACTCAACAAAAAACAAGTGTGTGTGGGAGCAAAAACGCCCACACAGATAGAGTTGGCTTTACGATCGCAGCAACACCAAAAACTGGTAAATCGGATTACTAGGAATATTCGGCGGACATTGGATTTAGATATTATTTGGCAGCAAACAGTTGATAGTTTGGGGAAAGCACTGCGGCTAGAACGCTGCATTATCTGTCCTTATCAGCCTTGTACTACAAAAGTAGAAGTGAAGGCTGAGTATCACCAGCCAGAACTTACCTCAATGATTGGCTCAGAAATAGATATAGCTTCTGAACCAGCCTTTACTCAGGCATTGACAAGCTTAGAACCAGTTGTAATGGATGTGTCTGGATACACTGATTCTAGGCAGCACAAAACTTTAGTAGTTGCAACTTGCTATCAAGACCAAGCCAATGGATTGGTTGTTTTGAGTTGGCAAGATGAATGCTACACATTAACAGAATCGGAACTAGAACTAGCCAAAGAAGCAGCGGATCAATTGGGAACAGCGATCGCTCATGCTACTTTATATAAAGAATTAGAAGCAGCCCGCCAAAAAGCTGAAGACGCTTCCCGCCTCAAAAGTGAGTTTCTCGCCAATGTATCCCACGAAATTCGTACTCCCCTCAACGGGATGATTGGCTTTTTAAAGCTGATTTTGGAAGGCATGGCAGATGATCCAGAAGAACAAAACCAGTTTTTACAAGAAGCTCATCACTTATCAATACATCTGTTAAATATTATTAATGATATTTTAGACATCGCTAAAATTGAAGCTGGCAAAATGGAACTAGCTTACGCTCCAGTCAAGCTAGGTGAACTCTTTACTGATGTAGAAAATTTCATGCGTCCTCAAGCAGAGATGAAAAACCTCAGCTTCCAGATGCAAATGCCAGCTACCTCCGATGAAATCATCGTCCAAAGTAATTACCAACGGTTGCTACAAGTCATGCTGAATTTGGTGAACAATGCCATCAAATTTACTCATGAAGGCGGCATCACTGTCAGCGCCGATTTAGTACTCAAAAAGACAAAGGCGCAATTTCAAGGTCAGCAATTTCCAGGTATGGTGAAAGTGCGTGTAGCAGACACTGGAATTGGTGTTTCCTTAGATAAACAAGATAAACTATTTCAATTATTCTCTCAGGTGGATGGCTCCCGGACTCGTCAGTACGGCGGTACAGGTTTAGGGCTGGCAATTTCCCAGAAGCTAGTGGAAGCAATGGGTGGTGAAGTCCATTTCTACAGTCTGGGCGAGGGACTTGGCTCAACAGTCACATTCACCGTGCCCCTATATCAACAACCAGTGATCGTTTCATCTAATGATTGA
- a CDS encoding glycosyltransferase family 4 protein: MKILVLSWEFPPRIVGGIARHVAELYPELVKLGHEVHLITVEFGQASMYEVVEGVNIHRVPVGHSNDFFHWVVNLNESMGDHGGKLILEEGPFDLIHAHDWLVGDAAIALKHNFKIPLIATIHATEYGRYNGIHTDTQRYINGKETILAYNAWRIIVCSDYMRREVERALYSPGDKIDVIYNGIRAEKKRHHEDFHALDFRRQFASDDEKIVYYLGRMTYEKGVPILLSAAPKILWEMGGKVKFVIVGGGNTDHLKRQAWDLGIWQHCYFTGFLSDDYLDKFQTVADCAVFPSLYEPFGIVALESFASRVPVVVSDTGGFPEVVQHTKTGIVTWVNNADSLAWGILEVLRNPDYRQWLVDNAYEDLERRFSWPQLAKQTEEVYGRVVQERSQIDW, from the coding sequence ATGAAGATACTGGTACTGAGTTGGGAGTTTCCACCCAGGATAGTTGGGGGAATTGCGCGTCATGTAGCCGAGTTGTACCCGGAATTGGTCAAGCTAGGGCATGAAGTCCATTTGATTACAGTGGAGTTTGGTCAGGCATCGATGTATGAGGTGGTGGAGGGAGTAAATATACATCGAGTACCAGTGGGACATAGTAATGACTTTTTCCACTGGGTAGTCAATCTTAACGAGAGCATGGGAGATCACGGTGGTAAGTTAATTTTGGAGGAAGGCCCGTTTGATTTAATTCATGCCCATGATTGGTTAGTTGGAGACGCGGCGATCGCTCTCAAGCATAATTTTAAAATACCACTAATTGCCACAATTCACGCTACGGAATACGGACGTTACAACGGTATTCATACTGATACACAACGTTATATTAATGGTAAAGAAACAATACTTGCTTATAACGCTTGGCGGATTATTGTTTGTAGCGATTATATGCGACGGGAAGTAGAACGAGCGCTATACAGCCCTGGGGACAAAATCGATGTCATTTATAACGGTATCCGAGCCGAAAAAAAACGGCATCACGAAGATTTTCATGCCCTGGATTTTCGCCGCCAATTCGCCAGCGATGATGAGAAAATCGTTTATTACCTTGGTCGTATGACCTATGAAAAGGGTGTACCGATATTGCTCAGTGCTGCACCCAAAATACTTTGGGAAATGGGAGGTAAAGTTAAATTTGTCATCGTTGGCGGTGGAAATACTGACCATCTCAAACGCCAAGCTTGGGATTTGGGAATTTGGCAGCATTGCTATTTTACTGGTTTTCTTTCGGATGATTACTTAGATAAATTTCAAACTGTTGCTGACTGTGCCGTATTTCCCAGTCTTTACGAACCCTTTGGAATTGTGGCTTTAGAAAGCTTTGCTTCTCGTGTCCCCGTAGTTGTTTCTGATACGGGTGGTTTTCCAGAAGTAGTGCAACATACCAAAACAGGCATTGTGACTTGGGTAAATAACGCCGATTCTTTAGCCTGGGGAATTTTGGAGGTGTTGAGAAATCCAGATTATCGGCAATGGCTGGTGGATAACGCTTATGAAGATTTAGAGCGACGGTTTAGCTGGCCGCAATTAGCCAAGCAAACCGAAGAAGTATATGGGCGAGTTGTGCAAGAGCGATCGCAAATTGACTGGTAA
- the lepA gene encoding translation elongation factor 4: MTDVPAVRIRNFCIIAHIDHGKSTLADRLLQATGTVEDRQMKEQFLDNMDLERERGITIKLQAARMNYTAKDGQQYVLNLIDTPGHVDFSYEVSRSLVACEGALLVVDASQGVEAQTLANVYLALENNLEIIPVLNKIDLPGAEPERVIGEIEEIIGLDCSGAILASAKEGIGINEILEAVVDRIPPPPNTINERLRALIFDSYYDSYRGVIVYFRVMDGTLKKGDRIHLMASGKEFEIDELGVLSPTQKQVDELHAGEVGYLGAAIKAVADARVGDTITLSKAKAETPLPGYAEANPMVFCGMFPIDADQFEDLREALEKLELNDAALHYEPETSSAMGFGFRCGFLGLLHMEIVQERLEREYNLDLIITAPSVVYKVITVKGEELYIDNPSRLPSPNERERIEEPYVQVEMITPEIYVGTLMELSQNRRGIFKDMKYLTQGRTTLTYELPLAEVVTDFFDQMKSRSRGYASMEYHLIGYRENPLVKLDIMINGDPVDSLAMIVHRDKAYNVGRSMAEKLKELIPRHQFKVPIQASIGSKVIASEHIPALRKDVLAKCYGGDISRKKKLLQKQAKGKKRMKSVGTVDVPQEAFMAVLRLDQN; the protein is encoded by the coding sequence ATGACTGACGTTCCCGCAGTTCGCATTCGCAATTTCTGTATTATTGCTCACATCGACCACGGGAAATCAACCCTCGCCGATCGCTTGCTACAAGCTACTGGCACTGTTGAAGACCGACAGATGAAGGAACAGTTTCTCGACAATATGGATCTAGAACGGGAGCGCGGCATTACCATTAAGCTGCAAGCTGCCCGGATGAATTACACAGCCAAAGATGGTCAGCAATATGTGCTGAACTTAATTGATACTCCAGGACATGTGGATTTCTCTTATGAGGTGTCGCGTTCTCTTGTTGCTTGTGAAGGAGCGTTATTGGTAGTAGATGCGTCCCAAGGTGTGGAGGCGCAAACTTTGGCAAATGTATATTTAGCGTTAGAAAATAACCTGGAAATTATCCCGGTTTTGAATAAAATTGATTTGCCAGGGGCTGAACCAGAACGGGTAATTGGCGAAATTGAAGAAATTATCGGCCTAGATTGTAGTGGTGCGATTCTGGCTTCTGCTAAAGAAGGAATTGGTATTAATGAGATTTTAGAAGCAGTTGTCGATCGCATACCGCCACCACCCAATACCATAAATGAACGCTTACGGGCGTTAATTTTTGATAGTTATTATGATAGCTATCGGGGAGTAATTGTGTATTTCCGGGTGATGGATGGCACATTGAAAAAAGGCGATCGCATCCATTTAATGGCATCCGGTAAAGAATTTGAAATTGATGAGTTGGGCGTCCTCTCTCCCACTCAAAAGCAAGTTGATGAACTCCACGCCGGGGAAGTAGGTTATTTGGGAGCGGCAATTAAAGCTGTAGCTGATGCGCGGGTAGGAGACACAATTACCCTGAGTAAGGCGAAAGCAGAGACACCTTTACCAGGCTATGCAGAAGCGAACCCGATGGTTTTTTGCGGCATGTTCCCCATTGATGCTGACCAATTTGAAGATTTGCGGGAAGCCTTAGAAAAGCTAGAACTCAATGACGCAGCACTGCATTACGAACCAGAAACTTCTAGTGCGATGGGGTTTGGTTTTCGTTGCGGGTTCTTGGGCTTGTTACACATGGAAATTGTCCAAGAACGTCTAGAGCGAGAGTATAACCTGGATTTAATTATTACAGCGCCTTCGGTGGTTTATAAAGTTATAACCGTCAAAGGTGAGGAACTGTACATCGATAATCCTAGCCGTTTACCTTCTCCTAATGAACGCGAAAGAATTGAAGAACCCTACGTTCAGGTAGAAATGATTACACCTGAAATCTACGTTGGGACTTTAATGGAGTTGTCACAAAACAGACGTGGCATTTTCAAAGATATGAAATATCTTACCCAAGGACGCACCACACTTACGTATGAGTTACCCTTGGCGGAAGTTGTCACGGACTTTTTTGACCAAATGAAATCGCGATCGCGGGGTTATGCCAGCATGGAATATCATCTTATTGGCTACCGAGAAAATCCCCTGGTGAAGCTAGATATTATGATCAACGGCGATCCTGTGGATTCTTTGGCAATGATTGTCCATCGAGATAAAGCTTATAACGTCGGGCGATCGATGGCAGAAAAACTCAAAGAACTAATTCCCCGCCATCAATTTAAAGTGCCAATTCAAGCCTCTATCGGCAGTAAAGTGATTGCTAGCGAACACATCCCTGCTTTGCGAAAAGATGTGTTAGCCAAGTGCTACGGTGGTGACATCAGCCGCAAGAAGAAACTTTTACAGAAGCAGGCAAAAGGTAAAAAGCGGATGAAATCTGTAGGTACAGTAGATGTACCCCAGGAAGCTTTTATGGCAGTACTGCGCTTGGATCAAAACTAG
- a CDS encoding PAS domain S-box protein has translation MSPKQAQEKVSEAEQNYRILIEQIPGVVYISPINPTGKVAYISPQLQQLLGIAPEDWNHSFFNSWLDHTHPDDRDRFWQAVNTTIFSGEPLSIEYRMIRHDGRIIWVRNQANVIVCVDGETQVLQGLVFDISERKQVEAALQESEARYRAILEDQTELIARGLPDGTITFVNEAFCRYFGLKREEMIAHHYEPIVFEEDREYVFNVVNSISLKNPVVSFENRVIACQEVRWAQWITRGIFNDRGNLVELQSVGRDITDRKRVEQALSENEQKFRAIFNQTIQFMGLLQTNGIVLEANQTALDFAGITREEVVGKCFWEAKWWTISPDTQAQLKTAIAAAANGEFIRYEVDIWGRDDRVITIDFSLRPILDETGRVTVIISEGRDISEWQAALRERHKAEEALRSSQDFLQKVANTVPHILYLFDLLQGTSVYLNQQSVTVLGYSPEEICQADPQWLMNCFHPDDQYLCYDVPSRFTHLKDNEVLSTEYRFRHKNGEWRWLNTREVVFARDAKGTPTQILGSVEDISTRKQAEAVLRQQATGERLITEVTQQIRRSLNLEDVLNTTVNSIRECLRSDCVAIYQLAADGSGYFAAESLADGYPQTLKQTILPFCMKADFSQYYQGLPTILHDIQQYDFSSDVFELLQLYQVKAAMVLPILNGEHLWGLLITYQCATPRHWQPFEVNLLQQLASQVAIAIHQSVLYQQLQAANEELQRLATLDGLTQIANRRRFDEYLEAEWHRLKREKMPLSLILFDVDFFKPYNDTYGHLAGDDCLQRIASALLSIVKRPADLVARYGGEEFSVILPNTEIKGAIHLAQGIRQAVRNLAISHTQSSVCDHVTVSLGVVSTLPNCEMSPQDLINAADKALYTAKQEGRDRVRAVCCSPL, from the coding sequence ATGAGTCCCAAGCAAGCCCAAGAAAAAGTCTCTGAAGCAGAACAAAATTATCGCATCTTGATAGAACAAATTCCGGGTGTTGTTTATATTTCACCGATTAATCCCACCGGGAAAGTTGCTTATATTAGTCCGCAACTGCAACAATTATTAGGCATTGCCCCTGAAGATTGGAATCATAGTTTTTTCAATAGTTGGTTAGATCACACTCATCCAGACGATCGCGATCGCTTTTGGCAAGCTGTAAACACTACAATTTTCAGCGGGGAACCTTTGAGCATCGAGTATCGGATGATTAGGCATGATGGCAGAATAATTTGGGTACGAAACCAAGCCAATGTCATTGTCTGTGTGGATGGAGAAACTCAGGTACTTCAGGGTTTAGTATTTGATATCAGCGAACGCAAACAAGTCGAAGCTGCACTGCAAGAAAGTGAAGCGCGTTATCGTGCCATCCTCGAAGACCAAACGGAACTCATTGCTAGAGGCTTGCCAGATGGCACTATCACCTTTGTTAACGAAGCTTTTTGTCGATATTTTGGACTAAAGCGGGAAGAAATGATCGCCCACCACTACGAACCTATTGTGTTTGAAGAAGACCGGGAATATGTGTTTAATGTGGTAAATTCTATCAGCTTAAAAAATCCCGTTGTCTCCTTTGAAAATCGGGTTATAGCTTGCCAAGAGGTGCGTTGGGCACAGTGGATTACACGAGGCATATTTAATGATCGAGGTAATCTTGTAGAATTGCAATCGGTGGGACGAGATATTACTGACCGCAAACGTGTAGAACAAGCCTTAAGTGAAAATGAGCAAAAATTCCGTGCCATTTTCAATCAAACTATTCAGTTTATGGGATTGCTTCAGACAAATGGAATTGTTTTAGAAGCCAATCAAACAGCACTGGATTTTGCTGGAATTACACGAGAAGAAGTCGTCGGTAAATGCTTTTGGGAAGCAAAATGGTGGACAATTTCTCCAGATACACAAGCACAATTAAAAACTGCGATCGCCGCTGCTGCTAATGGTGAATTTATTCGCTATGAAGTTGATATTTGGGGTCGAGACGATCGAGTTATCACTATTGATTTTTCCCTACGTCCCATACTTGATGAAACAGGGCGTGTGACAGTCATAATTTCAGAGGGACGAGATATTAGTGAATGGCAAGCCGCCCTGCGCGAACGCCACAAAGCTGAAGAAGCATTGCGCTCAAGTCAAGACTTTTTACAAAAAGTTGCTAATACTGTACCGCATATTTTATATTTATTTGACCTGTTACAAGGAACAAGCGTTTATCTTAATCAGCAAAGTGTTACAGTTTTAGGCTATTCCCCAGAAGAAATTTGTCAAGCAGATCCGCAATGGTTGATGAATTGCTTTCATCCAGATGACCAATACCTCTGCTATGACGTACCAAGTCGCTTCACTCACCTCAAGGACAATGAAGTTCTGTCCACTGAATACCGATTCCGTCACAAAAATGGTGAGTGGCGTTGGCTGAATACGCGAGAAGTCGTGTTTGCCAGAGATGCTAAGGGCACTCCAACGCAGATTCTTGGCTCAGTAGAAGATATTAGCACTCGCAAACAAGCCGAAGCAGTTCTGCGACAACAGGCCACAGGGGAGAGGCTAATTACTGAAGTGACTCAACAGATTCGGCGATCGCTAAATTTAGAAGATGTTTTAAATACAACGGTAAATAGTATTCGGGAGTGTTTGCGTTCAGATTGTGTAGCTATTTACCAGTTAGCCGCTGACGGCAGTGGTTATTTTGCAGCGGAATCTCTGGCTGATGGCTATCCTCAGACATTAAAGCAGACAATTTTGCCATTTTGCATGAAGGCAGATTTTAGCCAATATTACCAGGGATTACCGACAATTTTGCATGATATTCAACAGTATGATTTTTCATCTGATGTTTTTGAGTTATTGCAACTTTATCAGGTGAAGGCTGCGATGGTATTGCCAATTTTGAATGGCGAACATCTGTGGGGTTTACTGATTACTTACCAGTGTGCCACACCTCGTCACTGGCAACCATTTGAAGTTAATTTGTTGCAGCAATTGGCTTCTCAGGTAGCGATCGCTATTCATCAATCAGTACTCTACCAGCAGCTACAAGCTGCCAACGAAGAACTACAAAGATTGGCTACCTTAGATGGCTTGACTCAAATAGCCAATCGCCGCCGATTTGATGAATATCTCGAAGCTGAATGGCATCGACTCAAACGAGAGAAAATGCCACTGTCGTTAATTTTGTTCGATGTTGATTTTTTTAAACCCTACAATGACACCTACGGTCATTTAGCAGGAGATGATTGTTTACAACGAATTGCCAGTGCGCTCTTAAGTATTGTTAAGCGCCCAGCAGATTTAGTAGCCCGTTATGGTGGAGAAGAATTTTCTGTAATTCTGCCGAATACAGAAATTAAAGGGGCAATTCATCTAGCTCAAGGGATTCGACAAGCAGTACGCAACTTAGCGATTTCCCATACTCAATCTAGCGTGTGTGACCATGTAACCGTCAGCCTCGGCGTTGTCAGCACTTTGCCAAATTGTGAAATGTCGCCGCAAGACTTGATTAACGCAGCAGACAAAGCACTTTATACCGCTAAACAAGAGGGACGCGATCGCGTTCGTGCTGTTTGCTGTTCACCTCTTTAG
- a CDS encoding alpha-amylase family glycosyl hydrolase, with the protein MVLSTKPSVNSDTPVKASTHTGMGAIFYETGTAFRVWAPFASAVYVAGDFNQWSTTANPLASENNGHWSVDVPEAKEGQKYRYVIKSEFIPADTVWWRTDPYCKHVLDNDDASGVIVKDRYDWGTNTFNMPPWNELVIYELHVASFNRTDAKPGDLSSIIDKLAVLKDLGINVIELMPIFGFPGEYSLGYNPAFPFDIESNYGEASEFKNFVKKAHELGIAVILDVVYNHFGDRELDYSLRRFDGWYQNNGDGIYFYNDRRVHTDFGPRPDYGRGEVRQYIRDNALMWLEEYHIDGLRFDSTVNIRNIEGRNNEPANDIPEGWSLMQWINNEIDSKMPWKITIAEDLQNNEWINRSTAAGGAGFDSQWGSFFYYSIFNAVVAPSDSARNMYSVRDAILQRFETDAWKRVIYSENHDEVAQINNKVRLPEAIWRGHADSWFARKRSTLAAALVFTSPGIPMIFQGQEFLEWGSWNDSGSLDWSKKDQFGGIWSLYQSLIRLRRNWYNNTRGLQGQHVNVHHVNNNDKVIAFHRWDNGGAGDDVVVIVNMGDRSYDSYSLGFPRGGTWKVRFNSDWNGYSPDFGNHPGYDTFAEGSNPNNSDGMPFRANVGIGAYSVLILSQ; encoded by the coding sequence ATGGTGCTTTCAACCAAGCCAAGCGTTAATTCAGATACGCCTGTAAAAGCCTCTACCCATACTGGAATGGGAGCTATTTTCTACGAAACAGGAACAGCCTTTCGGGTTTGGGCGCCATTTGCTTCAGCAGTTTATGTAGCTGGAGATTTTAATCAATGGTCTACAACCGCAAATCCCCTCGCCTCTGAAAATAATGGACACTGGTCTGTAGATGTTCCGGAAGCTAAAGAAGGTCAAAAGTACCGCTATGTAATTAAAAGTGAATTCATCCCTGCTGATACCGTGTGGTGGCGCACCGATCCTTATTGCAAACATGTTCTCGATAATGACGACGCATCTGGTGTAATTGTCAAAGATCGATATGACTGGGGAACCAATACTTTCAATATGCCACCCTGGAATGAATTGGTAATTTATGAACTGCATGTGGCTTCTTTTAATAGAACCGACGCCAAACCTGGAGATTTGAGTTCAATTATCGATAAACTAGCTGTTTTAAAAGACTTAGGTATCAATGTCATTGAACTGATGCCAATTTTTGGTTTTCCTGGCGAATACTCTCTAGGTTATAACCCTGCTTTCCCCTTTGATATAGAAAGTAATTATGGCGAGGCTAGTGAGTTTAAAAACTTTGTCAAAAAAGCCCATGAACTTGGCATAGCCGTGATTCTTGATGTAGTGTACAACCATTTTGGCGATCGCGAACTAGATTATTCTCTACGGCGGTTTGATGGTTGGTATCAAAATAACGGCGATGGCATCTATTTCTACAATGACAGACGCGTGCATACCGATTTTGGCCCCCGCCCAGACTATGGTCGGGGTGAAGTCCGCCAATATATTCGTGACAACGCTCTAATGTGGTTAGAAGAATATCACATAGACGGTTTACGGTTTGATTCCACAGTCAACATTCGTAATATTGAGGGTAGGAACAACGAGCCTGCAAATGATATTCCCGAAGGCTGGAGTTTGATGCAATGGATTAACAATGAAATAGATAGCAAGATGCCGTGGAAAATTACCATTGCCGAAGACTTGCAAAATAACGAATGGATTAACCGTAGCACAGCAGCCGGGGGAGCAGGATTTGATTCTCAGTGGGGTAGCTTTTTTTACTATTCAATTTTTAATGCAGTGGTGGCTCCCAGCGATAGTGCGCGTAATATGTACAGCGTTCGGGACGCAATTTTGCAAAGATTTGAAACCGATGCTTGGAAGCGAGTCATCTACAGCGAAAACCATGATGAAGTAGCTCAAATTAACAACAAAGTCCGCCTTCCGGAAGCAATTTGGCGCGGTCATGCAGATAGCTGGTTTGCCCGCAAACGCTCTACCTTAGCAGCAGCTTTGGTGTTTACATCTCCTGGAATTCCGATGATTTTTCAAGGTCAGGAATTTTTAGAATGGGGAAGTTGGAATGATTCTGGCAGTTTAGATTGGAGCAAGAAAGATCAATTTGGGGGAATCTGGAGTCTTTATCAGTCGCTAATTCGTTTACGCCGCAACTGGTACAACAACACCAGAGGTTTGCAGGGGCAGCATGTGAATGTACATCATGTCAACAATAACGACAAAGTTATTGCCTTCCATCGTTGGGACAACGGCGGAGCTGGTGATGATGTAGTCGTGATTGTCAACATGGGCGATCGCTCCTACGATAGCTATAGCCTGGGCTTTCCTCGCGGCGGCACTTGGAAGGTAAGATTTAATAGCGACTGGAATGGCTACAGCCCAGATTTTGGCAATCATCCTGGTTACGATACCTTTGCAGAAGGCAGCAATCCCAATAACTCCGATGGTATGCCCTTCCGTGCCAATGTTGGCATTGGCGCTTATAGTGTTTTGATTCTTTCTCAATAA
- a CDS encoding NifU family protein has translation MELTPDNVETVLDEMRPYLMSDGGNVELVELDGPIVKLRLQGACGSCPSSAMTLRMGIERRLREMIPEIAEVEQVI, from the coding sequence ATGGAATTAACACCTGACAACGTTGAAACAGTCTTAGATGAAATGCGCCCTTATCTGATGTCTGATGGCGGCAATGTAGAACTTGTAGAACTTGATGGTCCTATTGTCAAACTGCGGTTGCAAGGTGCCTGTGGTTCTTGCCCAAGCTCTGCAATGACTTTGAGAATGGGTATTGAACGTCGCCTGCGGGAAATGATTCCCGAAATTGCAGAAGTTGAACAAGTCATTTAG